The Fluviicola sp. genome contains a region encoding:
- the pbpC gene encoding penicillin-binding protein 1C translates to MRERLFWWKEQYRWKKRAIKRVLFYGFLIWYIQALPAQLFNDPYSTVLVGKNGKLLGAHIAKDGQWRFPPGNKTPHKIAVCLITFEDKNFYYHPGASIKGICRAFYQNITRGKIVSGGSTITQQVVRLMRKNPSRTYSEKIVEILLATRLEFSYSKEEILNLYTANAPFGNNVVGIDAASWRYFGRAPENLSWAESATLAVLPNAPGLIYPGKNHRSLLKKRNRLLKMLYEQGEIDKLNYHLALEEPLPDKPLPLPQEAPHLLQRCILHGQKEQLIRSTIQEDIQAMVNNETEQYALRMNEYGIFNAAVLVTSVETGEVVAYKGNLNHTDDNHAFDVDCIQAPRSTGSILKPLLYAKSLESGLITPKQLLCDFPSRFGTFAPNNFNRQFSGALPANKALSKSLNIPMVFLLREYGQAKFHNDLKHFGFRNMNKHSGHYGLSLILGGAEASVWEINACYNSMAQHLQHETPSKIHFVGKPENSQKLSLDKACIYSTFDALIDVNRPDEENNWRAFESSQKISWKTGTSFGFRDAWAVGVTPKYVVSVWVGNADGEGRPGLTGVKAAAPLLFAIFRNLESPRKWFSKPMANMTRTEICNESGQISNRDCEHTHVEYIPSSCLISKNCSYHQLVHLNKEGTFRVNADCEASGNIIHKSWFILPPSMEKYYVQQNPNYHSVPPFDPKCTSNKPENIMSFIYPKKQTRIYIPRELNGLRGKVFFEVAHTRQNSILYWHIDEEFIGTTSDIHQISVQPERGKHKVTVVDETGVLLTESFEVL, encoded by the coding sequence ATGCGAGAAAGACTTTTTTGGTGGAAGGAACAATACCGTTGGAAAAAACGGGCCATCAAACGTGTTTTATTTTACGGTTTCCTGATTTGGTACATCCAGGCCTTGCCCGCTCAGTTGTTCAACGATCCATACTCGACGGTTCTGGTTGGAAAAAACGGCAAATTGCTGGGAGCTCACATTGCAAAAGACGGTCAATGGCGTTTTCCTCCGGGTAATAAAACTCCGCATAAAATTGCTGTTTGCCTGATTACTTTCGAAGACAAAAACTTTTATTATCACCCCGGTGCCAGCATCAAGGGAATTTGCCGGGCGTTTTACCAGAATATCACCCGCGGGAAAATTGTCAGTGGTGGAAGTACCATTACGCAGCAAGTAGTTCGTTTGATGCGCAAAAACCCTTCTCGAACCTATTCCGAAAAAATAGTTGAAATACTGTTGGCAACGCGTTTGGAATTCAGCTATTCGAAAGAAGAGATTCTCAATTTGTATACGGCAAATGCTCCTTTCGGGAACAACGTTGTTGGAATTGATGCCGCATCCTGGCGTTATTTTGGCCGTGCCCCCGAAAACCTGAGTTGGGCGGAAAGCGCCACTTTAGCCGTGCTTCCAAATGCTCCCGGACTAATTTACCCGGGGAAAAACCACCGGAGCCTGCTCAAAAAACGGAACCGTTTGCTCAAAATGCTTTACGAACAAGGGGAAATCGACAAGCTGAATTATCATTTAGCCCTGGAAGAACCGCTTCCCGACAAACCACTTCCCCTTCCGCAGGAAGCTCCGCATTTATTACAGCGTTGCATCCTTCACGGACAAAAAGAACAGTTGATCCGGTCTACCATTCAAGAAGATATCCAGGCCATGGTGAACAACGAAACCGAACAGTATGCTCTGCGCATGAATGAATACGGGATTTTCAATGCTGCTGTTTTGGTTACCTCCGTAGAGACGGGAGAAGTGGTTGCTTACAAGGGAAACCTGAACCACACCGACGATAATCACGCTTTTGATGTGGATTGTATCCAGGCTCCGCGAAGTACCGGAAGTATTTTAAAGCCATTGCTTTATGCCAAATCCCTGGAGTCCGGTTTAATTACTCCGAAACAATTGCTTTGCGATTTTCCTTCCCGTTTCGGAACTTTTGCACCGAATAATTTCAACCGGCAATTTTCGGGTGCTTTGCCTGCCAACAAGGCTTTATCCAAGAGTTTAAATATCCCCATGGTGTTTCTGCTCCGCGAATACGGCCAGGCGAAATTCCACAACGATTTGAAACATTTTGGTTTCCGGAACATGAACAAACATTCCGGACACTATGGCTTATCACTGATACTTGGAGGTGCAGAAGCATCTGTTTGGGAGATCAATGCATGTTACAATTCGATGGCACAGCATCTTCAGCATGAAACACCTTCAAAAATCCATTTCGTTGGCAAACCTGAAAATTCACAGAAGCTTAGCCTGGATAAAGCCTGTATTTATTCCACTTTCGATGCTTTAATTGATGTGAACCGCCCGGATGAAGAAAACAACTGGCGGGCTTTTGAATCTTCGCAGAAAATTTCCTGGAAAACAGGAACCAGTTTCGGTTTCCGGGATGCCTGGGCGGTTGGTGTTACTCCCAAATATGTGGTTTCGGTTTGGGTGGGAAATGCAGACGGAGAAGGAAGGCCCGGTTTAACGGGTGTCAAAGCCGCGGCGCCTTTATTATTTGCCATTTTCAGAAACCTGGAATCTCCCCGCAAGTGGTTTTCAAAACCTATGGCTAACATGACACGAACTGAAATCTGCAATGAAAGCGGTCAGATTTCGAATCGCGACTGCGAGCATACGCATGTTGAATACATTCCTTCCAGTTGTTTGATCAGCAAAAACTGCAGTTACCATCAATTGGTACATTTGAACAAGGAAGGAACATTCCGGGTGAATGCGGATTGTGAAGCAAGCGGAAATATCATTCATAAATCCTGGTTCATTTTACCACCCAGTATGGAAAAATACTATGTGCAACAAAACCCGAACTATCATTCCGTTCCTCCTTTCGACCCGAAATGCACTTCAAATAAGCCGGAAAACATCATGAGTTTCATCTATCCGAAAAAGCAAACCCGGATTTATATTCCACGCGAATTGAACGGATTAAGGGGAAAAGTCTTTTTTGAAGTCGCACACACCCGTCAAAATAGCATTCTTTACTGGCACATTGACGAAGAGTTTATCGGTACGACTTCGGATATCCATCAGATTTCGGTTCAGCCTGAACGAGGCAAACACAAGGTTACTGTCGTCGATGAAACAGGAGTACTATTGACAGAATCGTTTGAAGTCCTTTAA
- a CDS encoding valine--tRNA ligase translates to MEIPKTYEPRSAEERWYSHWMAKGYFHSEPDDREPFTVVIPPPNVTGVLHMGHMLNNTIQDVLVRKARMEGKNACWVPGTDHASIATEAKVVQKLRQEGIKKSDLSRDEFLKHAFDWKEKYGGVILQQLKKLGASCDWERTAFTMDPEYSDSVIDVFIDLFNKGKIYRGVRMINWDPEARTALSDEEVIHKEVNSKLFHVRYKVAGTEDQWLTIATTRPETILGDSAICIHPDDERYKHLHGKHAIVPIANRTVPIICDEYVEMDFGTGCLKVTPAHDVNDYELGKKYDLETIDIFNDNGIVNENGLHYAGMDRFDVRKEIAKELDDKGYLVKVEDHINKIGYSERTNCVIEPRLSLQWFVSMKELAQPALENVMNGNISFHPDKFKNTYRHWMENVKDWCISRQLWWGHRIPAWYFGEGPEDFVIAKTGDEAAVLASHKAGRAISPADLKQDEDVLDTWFSSWLWPISVFNGLTQPGNKEIKYYYPTNDLVTAPEIMFFWVARMIIAGYEYMGELPFRNVYYTGIVRDKLGRKMSKSLGNSPDPIELIEKYGADGVRLGILISSPAGNDLPFDSSQCEQGRNFTNKIWNAARLVKGWEVKPIEQPKASQKAIEWFHARFNQELENINDLMAKFKISEALMAIYKLVWDDFCAWYLEMIKPGYEQPIDEATMEQTIVFFEKLLCLLQPFTPFVAEELWHLLRERKEGEDIIIAKWPTVESYDASVLKQFVIAEDVVTNIRNIRKKNNIANKVRIELFVKKNNEIDPAFDPVILKMGNLSLMEYTTDKVANANSFLVQSNEYFIPFGDAIDVSAEKEKMEEELNYTKGFLKSVQGKLGNEKFVNGAPEQVLANERKKEADALQKIAVLEEKLASLN, encoded by the coding sequence ATGGAAATTCCAAAAACGTACGAACCCCGTTCAGCAGAAGAACGATGGTACAGCCATTGGATGGCTAAGGGTTACTTTCATTCAGAACCAGATGATCGTGAGCCGTTTACCGTCGTCATTCCTCCGCCGAATGTAACGGGTGTCTTACACATGGGACACATGTTGAATAACACCATTCAGGATGTATTGGTTCGTAAAGCACGAATGGAAGGTAAGAATGCATGCTGGGTTCCGGGAACGGACCATGCGTCCATCGCTACCGAAGCGAAGGTTGTTCAGAAACTGCGCCAGGAAGGAATCAAGAAATCGGATCTTTCCCGCGACGAATTTTTGAAACACGCTTTTGACTGGAAAGAAAAATATGGAGGTGTAATCTTGCAGCAATTGAAGAAGCTGGGGGCTTCCTGTGATTGGGAAAGAACTGCTTTTACCATGGATCCGGAATATTCCGATTCGGTAATTGATGTGTTCATCGACCTGTTCAATAAAGGAAAAATTTACCGCGGTGTTCGCATGATCAACTGGGATCCGGAAGCACGTACGGCACTTTCCGATGAAGAAGTAATTCACAAAGAGGTAAACTCGAAATTGTTTCACGTTCGCTATAAAGTAGCGGGAACAGAAGATCAGTGGCTGACCATTGCAACCACTCGTCCGGAAACCATTTTGGGGGATTCCGCGATTTGTATTCATCCGGATGATGAGCGCTACAAGCATTTGCACGGAAAGCATGCGATTGTTCCGATTGCTAATCGCACCGTTCCTATCATTTGTGACGAATACGTAGAAATGGATTTCGGTACCGGATGTTTGAAAGTAACACCTGCACACGATGTAAATGACTACGAACTGGGTAAGAAATACGACCTGGAGACGATTGATATCTTCAATGACAATGGAATTGTAAATGAAAACGGATTGCATTACGCAGGTATGGACCGTTTTGACGTTCGCAAGGAAATTGCCAAAGAACTGGACGACAAAGGCTATTTGGTAAAAGTAGAAGATCACATCAATAAGATCGGTTATTCCGAAAGAACGAATTGTGTGATCGAGCCGCGCTTGTCTCTGCAGTGGTTCGTATCGATGAAAGAATTGGCGCAACCGGCCTTGGAAAACGTAATGAACGGAAATATTTCTTTCCACCCGGATAAGTTCAAGAATACTTACCGTCACTGGATGGAAAACGTAAAGGATTGGTGTATTTCCCGTCAGTTGTGGTGGGGACATCGCATTCCTGCATGGTATTTCGGTGAAGGGCCGGAAGATTTCGTCATTGCAAAAACCGGTGATGAGGCGGCTGTTTTAGCTTCCCACAAAGCCGGAAGAGCTATTTCACCGGCAGATTTGAAGCAAGACGAAGATGTATTGGATACCTGGTTCTCTTCCTGGTTGTGGCCGATCTCCGTATTTAACGGATTGACGCAACCTGGTAATAAAGAGATCAAGTACTACTATCCGACCAATGACCTGGTAACTGCTCCGGAGATTATGTTCTTCTGGGTAGCACGTATGATCATTGCAGGATACGAATACATGGGAGAATTACCTTTCAGAAATGTATATTACACGGGAATCGTTCGCGATAAACTGGGACGTAAAATGTCCAAGTCATTGGGGAATTCCCCGGATCCGATTGAATTGATCGAGAAATACGGGGCGGACGGTGTTCGCCTGGGAATTTTGATCTCTTCTCCGGCAGGAAACGATTTGCCATTTGATTCCAGTCAATGTGAACAGGGACGGAACTTTACAAATAAGATCTGGAATGCAGCGCGCTTGGTAAAAGGATGGGAAGTAAAACCGATCGAACAGCCGAAAGCTTCACAAAAAGCAATTGAATGGTTCCATGCACGTTTCAACCAGGAATTGGAAAACATCAATGATTTGATGGCGAAGTTCAAAATTTCCGAGGCGTTAATGGCGATCTACAAATTGGTTTGGGATGATTTCTGTGCCTGGTACCTGGAAATGATCAAACCTGGCTACGAACAGCCGATTGATGAAGCGACTATGGAACAAACCATTGTTTTCTTTGAAAAATTGTTGTGTTTGTTGCAGCCGTTTACTCCGTTTGTTGCCGAAGAATTGTGGCACTTGCTGAGAGAACGCAAAGAAGGTGAAGATATCATCATCGCTAAGTGGCCGACTGTAGAATCTTACGATGCTTCCGTATTGAAGCAATTCGTTATTGCCGAAGACGTAGTTACTAATATCCGTAACATCCGTAAGAAGAATAACATTGCCAACAAAGTACGCATTGAATTGTTCGTTAAGAAAAACAACGAGATTGATCCGGCTTTTGACCCGGTAATCCTGAAAATGGGAAATCTTTCCCTAATGGAGTACACAACGGATAAAGTGGCAAATGCGAATTCGTTCCTGGTTCAGTCCAATGAATATTTCATTCCTTTCGGTGATGCGATTGATGTATCAGCGGAAAAAGAAAAAATGGAAGAAGAATTGAACTATACGAAAGGCTTCCTGAAAAGTGTTCAGGGGAAACTGGGTAACGAGAAATTCGTGAACGGAGCTCCGGAACAAGTCTTGGCGAACGAGCGCAAAAAAGAAGCAGATGCGTTACAAAAGATTGCTGTTTTGGAAGAAAAACTGGCAAGTTTGAATTAA
- a CDS encoding DUF2459 domain-containing protein — protein MKKIVRIFSKSIRIFFELLFAFICIYMLIFLAVSPFTVPAEKTGEPKTETIYITTNGIHSDIMLPIHHPLKDWEKTLNLEKGLAVDTFQTHLKFGWGDKNFFLKTKEWSDMEVGTVLNTVFGRGPGAMHLILCTPKDLDPADLVELHLTKKQYQRLCAFIHSSFEFENGKAKAIENHPYGTYDFFFDSGIEYNMTYTCNTWTNNALKRGGQKACVWTPFKGAIFSKYPGQSSGRP, from the coding sequence ATGAAAAAAATAGTGCGCATCTTTTCCAAAAGCATCCGGATCTTCTTCGAATTGCTTTTTGCTTTCATCTGCATCTATATGCTCATTTTCCTGGCCGTTTCTCCTTTTACTGTTCCTGCCGAAAAAACCGGTGAGCCAAAAACGGAAACGATCTACATCACCACCAATGGAATCCATTCGGACATCATGCTTCCGATACATCATCCGCTGAAAGATTGGGAAAAGACTTTAAACCTGGAAAAAGGATTGGCGGTTGATACCTTTCAAACACATTTGAAATTCGGTTGGGGAGATAAGAACTTTTTCCTCAAAACCAAAGAATGGAGCGATATGGAGGTTGGAACAGTTCTTAACACGGTTTTTGGCCGTGGACCGGGAGCCATGCATTTGATTCTCTGCACTCCGAAAGACTTGGATCCGGCTGACCTGGTGGAATTACATTTGACGAAAAAGCAATACCAGCGTTTGTGTGCTTTTATTCACAGCAGTTTTGAATTTGAGAACGGAAAGGCTAAAGCGATTGAAAATCACCCTTACGGTACATATGATTTCTTTTTTGATTCGGGTATTGAGTATAATATGACGTATACGTGCAATACCTGGACGAATAATGCATTGAAGCGCGGCGGACAGAAAGCTTGTGTTTGGACACCGTTTAAAGGTGCTATTTTTTCCAAATACCCGGGCCAATCGTCTGGACGCCCCTAA
- a CDS encoding Tex family protein — MQKNEFVLSASGLKEKAIQNTLKLLEEGATVPFISRYRKEMTGGLDEVQIAQIRDLAKKYDEIIARQQTMIASIEEQGKLTDELKNKVLTCFDSVVLEDIYLPYKQKRQTKGDKAKKLGLEPLARMIMSQRGGDPEQMAERFLKGEVVDEDMAIQGAVDIMAEWINENAVARGRVRTLFQRKATLTSKLVKGKEEEGAKYRDYFDFSEPLYKTASHRFLAIIRAEREGILSLKAQPDKDDALESLERFFVKTDDECGDLVARACKESYSRLMCSSLENELLAQAKEKADKEAISVFSTNLKQLLLAPPVGNKRTLAIDPGYRTGCKVVCLDEHGNLLTNVTIYPHAPQNEKDKASAKIAQLVQAYKMEAIAIGDGTAGRETESFIKHIRFDRDLDVYVVREDGASIYSASPIARKEFPDYDVTVRGAVSIGRRLMDPLAELVKIDPKSVGVGQYQHEVNQTQLKDALDDVVVSAVNAVGVDLNTASPYLLSYVSGLGMGLAENIVAYRTENGGIKSREELKKVKRLGDKAYEQAAGFLRVRDGENPLDNSSVHPESYRFVNQMAKKLGIDLKDLIGNESKLNEVKQADFSEIDSFTFADIIKELKKPGRDPRKQAKVLEFDSRIKTISDLKEGMILNGIVTNVTNFGAFVNIGIKENGLIHKSQLADHYVEDPTKVISLHEHVEVRVVEIDEMRKRIGLQRLN, encoded by the coding sequence ATGCAAAAAAACGAATTCGTACTAAGTGCCTCAGGATTAAAAGAGAAGGCCATTCAGAACACACTTAAGTTATTGGAAGAAGGAGCTACCGTTCCTTTTATTTCGAGGTACCGGAAGGAAATGACCGGTGGTTTGGATGAGGTTCAAATTGCTCAGATCCGCGATTTGGCTAAAAAGTACGATGAAATTATTGCGCGTCAGCAAACCATGATTGCTTCCATTGAAGAGCAGGGGAAGTTGACAGACGAATTGAAGAATAAGGTACTTACCTGTTTTGATTCGGTAGTACTGGAAGATATTTATTTACCCTACAAACAAAAACGTCAGACGAAAGGAGACAAGGCGAAGAAATTGGGCCTTGAGCCCCTGGCACGAATGATCATGTCGCAGCGCGGTGGTGATCCGGAGCAAATGGCAGAGCGCTTCCTGAAAGGCGAAGTGGTTGATGAAGACATGGCGATCCAGGGAGCTGTGGACATCATGGCGGAATGGATCAATGAGAATGCCGTTGCCCGCGGCCGTGTGCGCACTTTGTTCCAGCGCAAAGCAACTCTTACTTCCAAATTGGTGAAAGGGAAAGAGGAGGAAGGCGCAAAATACCGCGATTACTTCGATTTTTCCGAACCGCTTTATAAAACTGCTTCACACCGTTTCCTGGCAATTATACGTGCAGAAAGAGAAGGTATTTTATCCCTGAAAGCACAACCGGATAAAGACGATGCTTTGGAATCCCTGGAGCGATTTTTCGTGAAAACGGATGATGAGTGCGGGGATTTGGTGGCTCGTGCCTGCAAAGAATCCTATTCCCGGTTGATGTGCTCTTCCCTGGAAAATGAATTATTGGCCCAGGCTAAAGAAAAGGCGGATAAAGAAGCGATTTCCGTGTTTTCAACGAATTTGAAGCAGTTGTTATTGGCTCCGCCGGTTGGAAATAAACGTACTTTGGCGATCGATCCGGGATACCGGACAGGTTGTAAAGTCGTTTGTTTGGATGAACACGGAAATTTACTCACGAATGTGACGATTTATCCGCATGCTCCTCAAAACGAAAAAGATAAAGCTTCGGCAAAAATTGCGCAACTGGTGCAGGCCTACAAAATGGAAGCAATTGCTATCGGTGACGGAACTGCCGGAAGAGAAACGGAATCTTTCATCAAGCATATCCGTTTTGATCGCGACCTGGATGTTTACGTGGTTCGTGAGGACGGTGCTTCGATTTATTCCGCAAGTCCGATTGCGCGCAAAGAATTCCCGGATTACGATGTAACGGTTCGTGGGGCGGTTTCGATTGGCCGTCGATTGATGGACCCTTTGGCGGAATTGGTGAAGATCGATCCGAAATCAGTCGGAGTTGGGCAATATCAACATGAAGTGAACCAAACACAATTGAAAGACGCACTGGATGATGTGGTGGTTTCAGCAGTAAATGCAGTTGGCGTAGATTTGAATACGGCTTCTCCTTATTTATTGAGTTATGTTTCCGGACTTGGAATGGGGCTGGCTGAAAATATTGTGGCTTATCGTACGGAAAACGGAGGCATTAAGTCGCGCGAAGAATTGAAAAAAGTAAAGCGCCTGGGAGACAAAGCTTACGAACAAGCCGCAGGGTTCCTGCGTGTGCGTGATGGCGAGAATCCGTTGGACAACTCTTCCGTGCACCCTGAAAGTTACCGGTTTGTCAACCAAATGGCTAAAAAACTGGGAATCGACCTGAAAGACCTGATTGGGAACGAAAGCAAATTGAATGAGGTGAAACAAGCTGATTTTTCAGAAATCGATTCGTTTACGTTTGCAGATATTATCAAAGAATTGAAAAAGCCGGGCCGTGACCCAAGAAAGCAGGCTAAAGTATTGGAGTTCGACAGCCGTATCAAAACCATTTCAGACCTGAAAGAAGGAATGATCTTAAACGGGATTGTAACCAACGTGACAAATTTCGGAGCTTTCGTGAATATCGGGATTAAGGAAAACGGGTTGATCCATAAATCACAACTGGCTGACCATTATGTGGAAGATCCTACAAAAGTGATTTCCCTGCATGAGCATGTGGAAGTGCGTGTGGTAGAAATTGATGAAATGCGCAAGCGAATTGGCTTGCAACGATTGAATTAA
- a CDS encoding T9SS type A sorting domain-containing protein, with amino-acid sequence MREIITLLVITFFGWIQYANAQPNYIMVNDTAAACHNNLIITGQTGNYSEIESVVSVDWGDGTNSLYTFSADAHSPFKITATHTYTDAGIYTTMTRVYNAVHDIWMDTTVYYQLTMDPSACGTIRIITKKADYPNYTYRDALVDFTDVTGKTTTISPHRTGYPSYYNYEGLDLYQAPYSVTLNPKWLQEHHLTQTSAPLTITSFNWSGVANPSTYQFLTTCAVNTTTIPDIKLENPMAYQFTTTGQKGYVHFDIRNLSCSDTLNATVSIDFPNGCLPVITDLTNPVINGNTLSFKVKNVRSYLDSASRTVPFAFPASTPPGTQFCFDIHISTPNESNLSDNSANVCTFLSNGYNPVNKLVNLNPIIDSQNVETFTYKINFQNSDIVNVKHLKILDSLSENLDLSTFKVISSSHGVSTYLDESARVVTFTFHDPDIVPDIYGLGWSQLEIIYSVSEKAGLKGGTVIDNMAYIYANYKPAIITNTTHNMNEAPLLLDELLLKEISIFPNPAQDKLYFSQDINEIRLYDASGKLVLEQSNILDDEISLNGLQSGFYQAVVKTNYRISTQKLVIKK; translated from the coding sequence ATGAGAGAAATAATCACCCTACTGGTCATCACATTCTTCGGATGGATCCAATATGCCAATGCTCAACCGAATTACATTATGGTTAATGACACTGCTGCTGCCTGTCACAACAATTTAATCATTACCGGGCAAACCGGGAATTACAGTGAGATCGAGTCTGTAGTTTCAGTTGACTGGGGAGACGGAACGAACAGTTTATATACTTTTTCAGCAGATGCTCATTCACCTTTCAAAATAACAGCAACACATACTTATACTGACGCAGGAATCTATACAACCATGACCCGTGTTTACAATGCAGTACATGACATCTGGATGGATACAACTGTTTACTATCAACTGACAATGGATCCCTCTGCTTGTGGAACGATTCGCATAATCACTAAAAAGGCTGATTATCCAAATTATACTTACCGCGATGCCCTCGTTGATTTTACAGATGTAACCGGAAAAACCACTACGATTAGTCCACACCGCACTGGATACCCAAGCTATTATAACTATGAGGGGTTAGATCTCTATCAAGCTCCTTATTCAGTAACCTTAAACCCAAAATGGTTGCAGGAACATCATTTAACACAAACCAGTGCGCCATTAACCATTACCAGCTTCAACTGGTCGGGCGTTGCGAACCCGTCGACCTATCAATTTCTAACAACCTGTGCAGTGAACACAACTACCATTCCTGATATTAAACTGGAGAATCCGATGGCTTATCAGTTCACGACAACCGGGCAAAAAGGATACGTACATTTTGACATCCGGAATTTAAGTTGCTCTGATACTTTGAACGCAACTGTTTCTATTGATTTCCCTAACGGTTGTTTGCCTGTAATTACCGACTTAACAAATCCTGTTATAAACGGGAACACGCTTTCTTTCAAAGTAAAGAACGTACGCTCCTATTTGGATTCTGCTTCAAGAACGGTCCCGTTTGCATTTCCTGCAAGTACTCCTCCGGGGACACAGTTTTGCTTTGACATCCATATCAGCACGCCAAATGAGAGCAATTTATCTGATAATTCCGCAAACGTATGTACCTTTCTTTCAAACGGTTACAACCCTGTCAATAAATTGGTTAATCTAAATCCGATTATTGATTCACAAAACGTAGAAACATTTACTTATAAAATCAATTTTCAAAACAGTGACATCGTGAATGTAAAGCATTTAAAAATCCTGGATTCACTTTCTGAAAACCTGGATTTGAGTACTTTCAAAGTCATTTCATCTTCACACGGCGTTTCTACTTACCTGGATGAATCTGCAAGAGTAGTCACCTTTACTTTTCATGATCCGGACATTGTTCCGGACATCTATGGACTGGGCTGGTCACAATTGGAAATCATTTATTCCGTTTCAGAAAAGGCGGGATTAAAAGGAGGTACAGTCATTGACAATATGGCCTATATCTACGCAAACTACAAACCGGCCATTATTACCAACACTACCCACAATATGAACGAAGCTCCACTATTATTGGACGAGTTACTTCTAAAAGAAATTTCCATATTCCCCAATCCGGCACAGGACAAACTTTACTTCAGTCAGGACATCAATGAAATCCGTCTATATGATGCGTCCGGAAAATTGGTCCTGGAGCAATCCAATATACTCGATGATGAAATTTCGCTGAATGGTCTGCAATCAGGTTTTTACCAGGCAGTTGTGAAAACAAATTACCGCATTTCAACTCAAAAATTAGTGATCAAAAAATAA